The genomic interval CTCTTCTAAGTCAGCTTCTATAGTTTTGAGCTGCGTAAGTGGTGAGAGCAAATGAATTAAATCACGGATATAATACGTTAGCCTTGCAGCCATCTCGATAACAGTGTTCCATTGTCGCGAACCTTCTTTTTCCCCGTCAAAACGATACTGGAGTCGGCCAATATCACTTAAAGATTTATCTTTCTGTCTTTGTTCCAGCACATATTGAAATAGCATTCGAAACAGATCATCTGTTTCCTGTTTCGCGTTTGTGAACATAGCATTCCATTTTTCCGCTCTAAATACTTCCAGGAATTCAGGGTTATCTGCAAGCAATCTTCCAAGCCAAGAATTTTCTGAGGTTATTCCCACCTGGTTTAGTATATTTTGTGAACAAACATAATCAAGTGCAGCTCCAAAATGCTTGGCTGCCGTTTCCTCAAAATGGTGTGCCTCATCGATTACTGCTTTTTCATAAGTCGGGAGTAACTGATAGTCATTGGCCATGTCGGTACATAATAATGCGTGATTGGTAATCAAAATATCCGCCTGCTGTGCATTTTTGCGAGCTCTTAGATAGTACGAACGGAAAAAATCAGGAGATGAAGGATCCAACGCTCCTTCCATATCACTGGACACCTGTTTGAAGAATAAATAACCGCTAGAAGGAAGCTGGATTTCATCGATATCACCCGTCTCGGTTTCGGTCAGCCAGACAAGGATCATTGCTTTTGTAAGGATGATATCATAGTTGTCATCTTGTTCGTATGCAAGTGCGCGTTCAAATTTCTCAAGACTGATATAATGTTGCCTTCCTTTTAACAATGCAACACGAAATGGGAATGGCACAAGACGCCGAATTAACGGGATTTCGTCATCCAAAAGCTGGGACTGAAGCTGCGTTGTATAGGTACTAACGAGAATTCGTTTCCGTTTACTGACTGCTTCATAAATCGCAGGAAGCAAGTATGCTAATGTCTTCCCTGTTCCCGTTTCTGCTTCAACCAGTGCATGGTTTTGCGATTGAAATGCATCATACACGGTTTCGGACATTTCTCGCTGTCCGCTTCGTTTCTCATAATGGTCCATATGCTTCTGCATTGAACCATTCGCTTCGTAAATGGCATCCAAATAATGACCAAACGATGTATCCACATGAATAGTTTCCTGTTTCTTTTGGGCCTGTTTTTTGATTGCCAGTCCCCTGAAAGTTTCGATTGTATCAACTTCCTGCGTGGAAAAGAGCAATTTTTGTTTTTGCTCCTGCAATTGTCTGTATAAATCGGATTGCAGCCCTTTTTCCAACGTTAATAAATGCGTAATCGTTTCAAAAGGAAGTGTTTGCAATTTTTCCTTTAATTTAAGGAAAAGCTCGGCCGTTACACGAGCGTCAGTCAATGCGCGGTGTGGCGCATTATGTTTAATCTGTAAAAAATTTGCCAATTGGCCCAGTTTGAACCCAGGGGCATGCGGATAAAGAATACGGGCAAGCTCAACTGTATCGATCACTGGATTATTAAGTTGGGAAAAACCGTGTAATGCTAATTCCTCATTCAAAAAGCCTAAATCAAAAGCAACGTTATGTGCAATCAGGTAGCTGTTTTCAAACAGTGCTGTGATTTCAAGTGCCTTATCGTGGAAAATAGGTGCATGGCGGACGTCGTCATCTGTTATACCCGTTAGATTGGTGATAAAAGACGGGATTGCCATATTTGGATTAAGGAACGTAGAAAACTCCTCTGTAATACTATCATCTTCAATAACGACAATACCTGCTTCGATAATTTTATCCGAATTGGCGGGGGAATGTCCTGTTGTTTCCAGATCAATCACAACGTATTTACTGTTCATAATGCCACCTAACCCTCTTTAATACATGTTGCAGCGATTTCTAATCAGAAAGGCTATAACGCCTAGCATTTGTCCCTTCCATCATGAAACCACTCAATCTCACCTGAATATATTTTTTTTGTTTCATTGTTTTCCATTTGAGCTAGTAGTGCCCCATCCGCTGCGATTCCCAAAAATGTGGCGTTAAATGAATGCCTTAGTGTTTTGATGCGAATGTCTTCACCAATTTTATAACCATAGTGTTCCCATTTGGTTTTGATGTCCGTAAAGCCAGTTTGCATGTACCCATCATATACCTGTTCCAATCGCAGCAAGATTTTTTGGATAATATCTTTCACATGAAAATACACATCTGTCTCCAGCCTGATTGATGTTGCTTTAAAATTCTTCAATTCAGAAGGAAAATCCGCCTCTGTTTGATTGATGTTAATCCCTATGCCAATGACGACATATTTGATACAGTCCTGTTCAGCTTGCATTTCCGTCAATATTCCTGCAGTTTTCTTATGGTGAATCAAAATATCATTTGGCCATTTTATTTTTGGTTTAGCCGATATATTTTCTGATAAAGCCTCGGCAATCGCAACAGCCGTCATTAGGGTTAGCTGGGGAGCTGAACCGGGATTCATGTTCGGCCGTAATATAATGCTCATCCAGATTCCTTTATTACTGGCTGAATGCCATTGTCGGTTCATTCTTCCCTTCCCCTCTGTTTGTTCATCGGCAACAATAACTGTTCCATGGGGTGCACCATGAAGGGCTTCCTTATGAGCAATGGATTGGGTAGAATCAGCGACTTCCTTATGTATCACGTTTTTCCCGAGCCAGTCTGTACCAAGGCCCCAACGTATAGTGTTTTCACTTACTTTATCGGGTGATTGCACAATTCGGTATCCTTTTCGGCGTACACCTTCAATGACATACCCATCCTTTTCCAGGTCTTTCATGTGTTTCCATATGGCACTGCGGGATATGTTCAATTCCTCTGATAGTTTTTGCCCGGAGATGTAATTGTTTCCGTTCGTATTTAACAGTTCAAGTAGCCGGTAGCGTGTGGATGTCATTTTATCCAATCCCTTATAGCCTTTTTATCATTCCGTAAGTTTCCGATTATCACTTCTTGTTCGATATCGTTTAACAGTTCTCCTATCCATGGGCCGCCTTTTGCATCTGGGAAAAAATGAATGATGTCATTCCCATCTATTGCCAGATCCTGTTTTGATTTAATTGGTAGAAGTTGTTTCATGTCACGTATGTCTTTCTCAGTGATGGATACATTTGAGAAAAACTTTCCCAGAACCGTAAAATCCTTGTAACAGCTGTCTGAGAGACGATAGACAAGACAACGGTCGAGACCTTCTGATTGCAAACGGGCAAGAGCTGCGTCTAGTTCGTGTGCCTGCTGTTTTACTTTGTTGGAGCATTTCCAGCTTTTGATCCATGTTTGAATGCTGACTGCTGGTTCAAGTCTGTGCAACATTGCAATGACGGCACCAAATGAATGTAGCGGTCTCATAGGTCCCGGCAGTCTGTCCATTAGATGAGGGAAATCTTTGATGACCGGTAGATGATTATGTATCCCAGTTTCCCGTAAATAATGGATACCGGTTTGTACATGCTCCCCGCGAAAAAGCTTCTCCATTTCATGCGCGATTCGTTCAATGGCAATCGTTTCAATTTCCTGTTTAACGGATAGCATCGCTTGTAATGTATCAGGTGCAATCGAAAATCCAAGTTGACTCGCAAATCGGACTGCGCGGATAATACGCAATGGATCTTCCTTAAATCGGTCGTGCCCATTGCCAACAGTTCGTATTAACCCGCTATCAATGTCTTGTTGCCCATTATATATATCGATGATCGTTCCATCTTTATCCATTGCCATTGCATTCATGGTGAAATCACGTCTTTTTAAATCTTCATCAATTGTTTGTATGAAATAGACCGAATCGGGATGGCGTTGATCCGAATAGTCACCATCCATACGAAACGTGGTCACCTCATAGGATTGATGGGCATATCGAACAATTACTGTCCCGTGTTCCAATCCAACTGGAATTACTTTGTCAAAGATTTTCTGGACAGCATCTGGTGTTGCTGATGTGGCAATATCAATATCACCAATTTCATGACCACATAACAAATCCCGGACACATCCACCTACAAAATAAGCGTCGTGCCCGTTTTTTTCCAATATTTCCAAAACATCAGCGGCTTGAGCCATTTTCTCAGGTAATCCCACAGTATCACCATTTTCATCATTCTTGTTTAATCAGTTTATCATATAAATCAATATATTGCTGAACAATCGTCTCCGAACAAAACTTTTCTCTCGCATGGGTTAAAGCATTTTCGGAAAATTGCTCAAGCATTTTCCCGTTCTCCAGCAGTTTAATAGCATACGCCGCAGCACTGTCTGAATCACCCAATTCAACGATGAATCCTGTCTCGCCATGCTTGATTACTTCAGGCATTCCACCCACATTTGTCCCGATACAAGGCACCTGGCAGGACATTGCTTCCAAAAGTACAAGACCGAAACTTTCCTTTTCGGACATGAGCAGTTTTAAATCGGAAATCGAAAAGAGGTCGCTAACGTTTTTTTGTTTACCCAAAAATAGAACATCGTCGGTGAGCCCTAATTGCTGTACTAACTGATATATCGCTGAATATTCAGGTCCGTCCCCTACAAGAAGAAGTTTTGCATTGATGTTAGCATGAATTTTATGAAATGTATAAATGACATCTTGAACGCGTTTTACTTTCCTGAAATTAGAAATATGAATAATCACTTTTTCGTCCTGCTTTATACCATATTGTTCACGGATACCCGGGAGTGTTTTTTTGGAATAGTTTGCTTCATTAACAAAATTGTATATGACTTCCATCCCCTTATTGATTTGAAGCATTTCCTGCGTCTGTTCAACAAGGCTGTGCGAAACGGCGGTAACAGCATCAGACTGTTCAATGCCATGCCGGATCATCTTCCTAAGAGAATCATCAATCCCAAGAACTGTGATATCTGTTCCATGTAATGTTGTAACAATTTTTATATCCCGTTCCGCAATATCTTTCGCCAATATAGCACAGATGGCATGTGGCATCGCATAATGAACATGAAGAATGTCAAGTTTTTCTTGATCGATCACTTCAGCCATCTTATTGGCAAGCGCAAGATCAAATGGCGGGTATTGAAAAACAGGGTAGTGGCTGACTTCCACTTCATGATAATAGATATTCGGGTGGACATGATTCAAACGAAACGGCAAGCTGGATGTAATAAAATGAATTTCATGACCAAGTTCCGCCAATTTCATTCCAAGTTCTGTAGCTATGACTCCTGAACCACCCAATGTTGGATAACATGTGATTCCTATCTTTTTCATATATCATTACCCGCTTGCCGCTCAGATTTCAGGTTTTCATTCCAGCTAAAATTTCCCGCAGCCAATGCATCAACCATCAGTTCAGCTGCTGCAGGATTAGTCGCAAGCGGAATTAAGTGAACATCACAAAGTCGCATTAAAGCACTAACATCCGGTTCATGCGGTTGTGCCGTCAATGGATCTCTGAAAAAAATGACCCCATTCATTTCATTGCCGGCAATTTTTGCACCAATTTGCTGATCGCCACCTAATGGCCCGGACTGGAAGCAATGGACCGATAGACCAGTTGCTTCGGTAATTCTTTTTCCAGTGGTCCCGGTTGCAAACAGGTGATGTTTTTTTAGTACATCGGTATAGGCCGCTGCAAATTGAATAATATCGTCTTTCTTTTTATCGTGTGCAATCAGTGCAATATTCATTGAAATCCCGCCTAGTCTAGTATATTTTCTAACCCATAAACAAGCCTATCTAATTGTGACACTTTTTCGATACATAGTTTAATTCCTTCCATGAACGAAGCACGGTTATAGGAATCATGCTTGATGGTAAGTCCCTGGCCTGGTCCCCCAAGCAGCACTTCTTGATGTGCGACAAGTCCCGGTAACCGGACACTATGGATATGAATCCCGTCCGTCTCTGCCCCTCTTGCGCCAGCAAGCGTTTCTTTCTCATCGGGGTGTCCTTGCTGTTTGCTTGTACGTGTTTCTTGCATCATAGCTGCGGTTTTGATTGCCGTTCCAGATGGTGCGTCAAGTTTCTGGTCGTGGTGTTTTTCAATTATTTCTGCATCAGGAAGATACTTTGCTGCCGTTTTTGCAAATTGCATCATTAAAACAGCACCGACAGCAAAATTTGGTGCGATAATACAGCCTGTCCCATGTGTCATCGACAAATCCTCTAAGGCACTGATTTGTTCTTCCGTGAAGCCTGATGTGCCAACAACTGGGCATATACCATATAATAAAGCCATTTTAGTATGTTCGAAGCCAGATCCTGGAACGGTTAAGTCAATAAATATATCCGCGTCAATTTCATGAAAACAAGCTTCAGGATTTTCGTATATCGGAACGCTTAAATCCGGAAGTCCCTCGATGTCTTGTAATTGTTTTCCGCCATTTTTTCGGTCAATGCAGGCAACAAGTTCAAATGTTTGTTCACTGTGAACCATCTGAATAGCTTCTGTCCCCATTTTCCCTCGTGGTCCTGCAATGATTATTTTTTTATCCATGATTAGCCTCCTGCCTAAGATTGAACTGTTTTACAACTTAATCTTTTTTCGTCCACCGGTCCCTGTCTCTTGTTTCAATCTTTCTGATGGCTGTATCAAATGCTTCTGCCATATCAATATCAAGTGAATTGGCGAAACATGCCAGAACAAAAATAATATCACCTAGTTCTTCTTCCATTGTTTTTGGCTGCTCGGAAGTTTTTTTAGGTTTTTCACCATAGTAATGATTTACTTCACGGGCCAATTCACCTGTTTCTTCAGTTAATCTTGCCATCAAGCTGAGCGGTGAGAAGTAACCTTCCTTAAACTGTCCTATATACCGATCAACTCGTTGTTGGATTTCGTGTGTATGATAAATCGGTTTTTCAGATGCTGGCATATGTAACGCTCCTATCCAGTTTTGTTTGATATAATCTCTTATTATGGTAGCTAAAAGACATCGGTTTGACAACTCATACACGTTGCAGGATTCGTTGTTCTTTACAGTTAAATTGTCTATAATAGAAAAAGTGTAATTTTAAATAACCATTCGCTGCTTACTTATCGTTGGTAAATGATGAAATTCAATAAAATTGGAGTGATTATAGGTGATTTTTGGGTTAAGAGTCAAAAATATTGCTTTTATCCTTCTAGGGTCTGCCATTTTTTCCTTTGGCATCGTCCATTTTAATATGCAAAACAATCTTGGTGAAGGTGGATTTACCGGTATAACACTGCTGCTCTATTTTTTGTGGAACTTGGATCCTGCTATTTCAAATATCGTCCTTAATGTGCCCGTATTTTTTATTGGTTGGAAATTTCTTGGACGAACAACATTTTTGTATACGATTATTGGAACATTGGCCGTGTCTTTATTTTTATCCATCTTTCAAATCAATCCTTTTTCAATGCACATGCAGTCGGACATGACACTGGTTGCATTATTCGCGGGTGTATTTATCGGCATAGGTCTTGGTATCATCTTTCGTTATGGCGGAACAACAGGTGGCGTTGACATCATTGCCAGGATTGTGCATAAATATGTTGGCTGGAGTATGGGGCGAACCATGTTTATGTTTGACTTTGTTGTTATAGCAACATCCATCTTCACATTTTTGGATATGGTACAAGGTATGTATACACTTGTAGCCGTTTATATCGGGGCCAGAGTGATTGATTTTATTCAGGAGGGTGCGTATGCTGCACGCGGGGCTGTCATCATCTCAGGCAAAAGCGATCAAATAGCCGACCATATCATTAAGGAAATGGATCGTGGTGTTACTATATTGAACGGCAAAGGAAGTTTCACGGGAGAGGCTCGTGAGGTACTGTACTGCATTGTTGGCAGAAATGAGATTGTCCGTTTGAAAAATATCATCAACGATATTGACCCACATGCATTTGTCGCTGTAAGCTCCGTTCATGATGTAGTTGGAGAAGGATTTACACTGGATGAAAACAAAAACCCACTAAATGAATGACGCTAGAAACAGCTATCTTGCTATTTTTAAAGAAAAAAGTGCCGCTATCCTAAAAGGATTGCGGCACTTTTTATAAATATAAACTGTTAATCATTACTTGCTGCATAAATCATAATGAACCGAATTAGTTCCGCAACAGCGACCATTGCTGCGGCCACATATGTCATTGCAGCAGCGTTAAGCACCTTTTTCGTTTCTCGTTCCTCATTATTTCGGATAATACCAGTCGAAACAAGCTGCGCCATCGCTCTGTTGGAAGCGTCAAATTCGACGGGCAGTGTTACTAATTGGAAAAGAACTGCAGCCGACATAAAAATGATTCCAAGTAATAGCATCTCACTCATTTGGAAAAAAATCCCTATTAGGATAAGGAAGAAGGAAAAATTGGAACCAGTATTAGCGAGCGGGACTAATGCATGTCTAAAACGCAAAAACGCGTAGTCTTGTGCATCTTGTATCGCATGTCCAACCTCGTGTGCGGCGATGGCAGATGAAGCCATCGACTGTCCATGGAAGTTATCGCGTGACAAATTCACTGTTTTCTTCCTTGGATCATAATGATCGGATAAAAATCCTTTTGTTTCACGAACCTGTACATCAAAAATTCCATTGTCGTTTAGAATTTTACGAGCAACTTCTGCACCTGTCATTTGTGATGATGTTGCTTTTTTTGCGTATTTTTTATACGTGTTTTTCACTTTGGATTGTGCCCATAAGGGTATAATCATCAACAGTGCAATATATATTAAATATCCGCCTAGACCACCTATCATTTTCATCCTCCATCATATTAATATATTCTTATAAGGTCAATTATAGTCAAACGATAGTATGTAGTCAACTATCTGAATCTTCATCTGACTTTTTCTTTTCTTCTCCTTTATACTTTTTCCAACCGACATACGTTAATGTAACGGCAATGGATCCGCCAACAATGCCTACAATCCAGTAGAAAGGAACCATTTTTATACTTCCCGTTGTTACTGCTGTCGTTTTGGTAGAGGTAACAACTGGCGATGTCAATAGCAAACAGGCACATATTCCGATGCTGGCGATTAGCATACGCGTTATAGTAAAAGTCCGTTTCATGGTGGTCACCTCACATAACATCTTCACTACTAATGTATGTGTGGCTAATCCAATATATAACAACTAACCAATCGACTTTTTCCGATTAATCGTCAGCCAATAACTAACACCTATGGATAGTATGCTAAGCCAAAAAGTGAAGTAGCCAATTTCGTTCATATACGTTGTCAGGGATGAATATACTGGCATTTGTTCAAACACGTAATCAATCACGTCGTTATGCAATGTCCATATTGATGCAAAAATAATATG from Lentibacillus cibarius carries:
- the dinG gene encoding ATP-dependent DNA helicase DinG, which codes for MNSKYVVIDLETTGHSPANSDKIIEAGIVVIEDDSITEEFSTFLNPNMAIPSFITNLTGITDDDVRHAPIFHDKALEITALFENSYLIAHNVAFDLGFLNEELALHGFSQLNNPVIDTVELARILYPHAPGFKLGQLANFLQIKHNAPHRALTDARVTAELFLKLKEKLQTLPFETITHLLTLEKGLQSDLYRQLQEQKQKLLFSTQEVDTIETFRGLAIKKQAQKKQETIHVDTSFGHYLDAIYEANGSMQKHMDHYEKRSGQREMSETVYDAFQSQNHALVEAETGTGKTLAYLLPAIYEAVSKRKRILVSTYTTQLQSQLLDDEIPLIRRLVPFPFRVALLKGRQHYISLEKFERALAYEQDDNYDIILTKAMILVWLTETETGDIDEIQLPSSGYLFFKQVSSDMEGALDPSSPDFFRSYYLRARKNAQQADILITNHALLCTDMANDYQLLPTYEKAVIDEAHHFEETAAKHFGAALDYVCSQNILNQVGITSENSWLGRLLADNPEFLEVFRAEKWNAMFTNAKQETDDLFRMLFQYVLEQRQKDKSLSDIGRLQYRFDGEKEGSRQWNTVIEMAARLTYYIRDLIHLLSPLTQLKTIEADLEEELNKHIEDLQSIINRLERLFLTKETSQEVKWIEIEAHGAKNAVYLYCEPVAMAPLLQDGFFQQKESIILTSATLTMRNSFTFMQNRLGLPGEKVMTAKIKSPFSYENQVQLMVPDDFPDIKYGRLDDFVEAVSEAIISMAHITDGRMLVLFTSYDMLKKAYYLLKETIDVNQYMLIAQGISSGSRSRLKKNFQTFDNSILLGTSSFWEGVDIPGEDLSCVMIARLPFQPPNHPVYEAKSNYLQETGKNPFIELALPDAVIRFKQGFGRLIRSAKDRGIVFVCDNRIKKARYGNYFLDSIPGVPVTFDSTQAILEKAEEWF
- a CDS encoding biotin--[acetyl-CoA-carboxylase] ligase, with the translated sequence MTSTRYRLLELLNTNGNNYISGQKLSEELNISRSAIWKHMKDLEKDGYVIEGVRRKGYRIVQSPDKVSENTIRWGLGTDWLGKNVIHKEVADSTQSIAHKEALHGAPHGTVIVADEQTEGKGRMNRQWHSASNKGIWMSIILRPNMNPGSAPQLTLMTAVAIAEALSENISAKPKIKWPNDILIHHKKTAGILTEMQAEQDCIKYVVIGIGININQTEADFPSELKNFKATSIRLETDVYFHVKDIIQKILLRLEQVYDGYMQTGFTDIKTKWEHYGYKIGEDIRIKTLRHSFNATFLGIAADGALLAQMENNETKKIYSGEIEWFHDGRDKC
- a CDS encoding CCA tRNA nucleotidyltransferase, which gives rise to MAQAADVLEILEKNGHDAYFVGGCVRDLLCGHEIGDIDIATSATPDAVQKIFDKVIPVGLEHGTVIVRYAHQSYEVTTFRMDGDYSDQRHPDSVYFIQTIDEDLKRRDFTMNAMAMDKDGTIIDIYNGQQDIDSGLIRTVGNGHDRFKEDPLRIIRAVRFASQLGFSIAPDTLQAMLSVKQEIETIAIERIAHEMEKLFRGEHVQTGIHYLRETGIHNHLPVIKDFPHLMDRLPGPMRPLHSFGAVIAMLHRLEPAVSIQTWIKSWKCSNKVKQQAHELDAALARLQSEGLDRCLVYRLSDSCYKDFTVLGKFFSNVSITEKDIRDMKQLLPIKSKQDLAIDGNDIIHFFPDAKGGPWIGELLNDIEQEVIIGNLRNDKKAIRDWIK
- the bshA gene encoding N-acetyl-alpha-D-glucosaminyl L-malate synthase BshA, which codes for MKKIGITCYPTLGGSGVIATELGMKLAELGHEIHFITSSLPFRLNHVHPNIYYHEVEVSHYPVFQYPPFDLALANKMAEVIDQEKLDILHVHYAMPHAICAILAKDIAERDIKIVTTLHGTDITVLGIDDSLRKMIRHGIEQSDAVTAVSHSLVEQTQEMLQINKGMEVIYNFVNEANYSKKTLPGIREQYGIKQDEKVIIHISNFRKVKRVQDVIYTFHKIHANINAKLLLVGDGPEYSAIYQLVQQLGLTDDVLFLGKQKNVSDLFSISDLKLLMSEKESFGLVLLEAMSCQVPCIGTNVGGMPEVIKHGETGFIVELGDSDSAAAYAIKLLENGKMLEQFSENALTHAREKFCSETIVQQYIDLYDKLIKQE
- a CDS encoding methylglyoxal synthase, whose protein sequence is MNIALIAHDKKKDDIIQFAAAYTDVLKKHHLFATGTTGKRITEATGLSVHCFQSGPLGGDQQIGAKIAGNEMNGVIFFRDPLTAQPHEPDVSALMRLCDVHLIPLATNPAAAELMVDALAAGNFSWNENLKSERQAGNDI
- the dapB gene encoding 4-hydroxy-tetrahydrodipicolinate reductase; amino-acid sequence: MDKKIIIAGPRGKMGTEAIQMVHSEQTFELVACIDRKNGGKQLQDIEGLPDLSVPIYENPEACFHEIDADIFIDLTVPGSGFEHTKMALLYGICPVVGTSGFTEEQISALEDLSMTHGTGCIIAPNFAVGAVLMMQFAKTAAKYLPDAEIIEKHHDQKLDAPSGTAIKTAAMMQETRTSKQQGHPDEKETLAGARGAETDGIHIHSVRLPGLVAHQEVLLGGPGQGLTIKHDSYNRASFMEGIKLCIEKVSQLDRLVYGLENILD
- a CDS encoding nucleotide pyrophosphohydrolase translates to MPASEKPIYHTHEIQQRVDRYIGQFKEGYFSPLSLMARLTEETGELAREVNHYYGEKPKKTSEQPKTMEEELGDIIFVLACFANSLDIDMAEAFDTAIRKIETRDRDRWTKKD
- a CDS encoding YitT family protein, with amino-acid sequence MIFGLRVKNIAFILLGSAIFSFGIVHFNMQNNLGEGGFTGITLLLYFLWNLDPAISNIVLNVPVFFIGWKFLGRTTFLYTIIGTLAVSLFLSIFQINPFSMHMQSDMTLVALFAGVFIGIGLGIIFRYGGTTGGVDIIARIVHKYVGWSMGRTMFMFDFVVIATSIFTFLDMVQGMYTLVAVYIGARVIDFIQEGAYAARGAVIISGKSDQIADHIIKEMDRGVTILNGKGSFTGEAREVLYCIVGRNEIVRLKNIINDIDPHAFVAVSSVHDVVGEGFTLDENKNPLNE
- a CDS encoding zinc metallopeptidase codes for the protein MIGGLGGYLIYIALLMIIPLWAQSKVKNTYKKYAKKATSSQMTGAEVARKILNDNGIFDVQVRETKGFLSDHYDPRKKTVNLSRDNFHGQSMASSAIAAHEVGHAIQDAQDYAFLRFRHALVPLANTGSNFSFFLILIGIFFQMSEMLLLGIIFMSAAVLFQLVTLPVEFDASNRAMAQLVSTGIIRNNEERETKKVLNAAAMTYVAAAMVAVAELIRFIMIYAASND
- a CDS encoding sporulation protein YpjB, producing the protein MKRTFTITRMLIASIGICACLLLTSPVVTSTKTTAVTTGSIKMVPFYWIVGIVGGSIAVTLTYVGWKKYKGEEKKKSDEDSDS
- a CDS encoding DUF1405 domain-containing protein; this translates as GLTLIVDGSLSWMGYMLMLSHGAMAIQGLLYTPFYAVKLRHIIFASIWTLHNDVIDYVFEQMPVYSSLTTYMNEIGYFTFWLSILSIGVSYWLTINRKKSIG